In one Lachnospiraceae bacterium GAM79 genomic region, the following are encoded:
- a CDS encoding DUF3298 and DUF4163 domain-containing protein: MKFNKEEYENIKIPEQLNSIVQDAIEEGLTTESTGMSDQKPVNIYTRRKKHILRYAGEAVAAMFLIFVVLLNVSPTFAKAAADTPFIGPVCQVFTFREYEYADEAKYVNVKVPQLNNTGNSELEKRVNREIAKMINQEVEASKKRAEEEYNAYILTGGDPKNFIPYDIVIDYEVKCLDEHYVSFVISENETRATGYYQMFYYNIDLDTGKDITLKEWFGSNYKKIIADEVQKQINTWDDEKKFYLWEDLDLEDLINEDTQFYINDKDQVVVFFNKYELGAGAMGTPEFIIDVSK; encoded by the coding sequence ATGAAGTTTAATAAAGAGGAATATGAAAATATAAAAATCCCGGAACAATTGAATTCCATAGTTCAGGATGCGATAGAAGAAGGGCTGACGACAGAGAGCACAGGGATGTCGGATCAGAAGCCTGTTAATATATATACGAGACGGAAGAAACATATACTGCGTTATGCAGGAGAGGCCGTAGCTGCAATGTTTTTGATATTTGTGGTTCTGCTGAATGTATCTCCGACGTTTGCAAAGGCAGCAGCAGATACGCCGTTTATCGGTCCTGTGTGTCAGGTATTTACCTTCCGGGAATATGAATATGCGGATGAAGCCAAATATGTAAATGTGAAAGTTCCGCAGTTGAATAATACCGGAAATTCCGAACTGGAAAAGCGTGTGAATCGTGAGATAGCAAAGATGATCAACCAGGAAGTGGAAGCAAGTAAGAAGCGTGCGGAAGAAGAGTATAACGCTTATATATTAACCGGGGGAGATCCGAAGAACTTTATCCCATATGATATCGTTATTGACTATGAGGTCAAATGTCTGGATGAACATTATGTATCTTTTGTGATCAGTGAAAATGAGACCCGGGCAACCGGTTATTACCAGATGTTCTATTATAACATTGATCTGGATACAGGAAAGGATATTACATTAAAAGAATGGTTTGGCAGCAATTATAAGAAGATCATAGCCGATGAGGTTCAGAAGCAGATCAATACCTGGGACGACGAAAAGAAATTCTATCTCTGGGAAGATTTAGATCTGGAAGATTTGATCAATGAAGATACACAGTTTTATATCAATGACAAGGATCAGGTTGTGGTATTTTTTAATAAATATGAGCTGGGTGCAGGAGCAATGGGAACGCCGGAATTTATAATTGATGTATCAAAATAA
- a CDS encoding sigma-70 family RNA polymerase sigma factor, giving the protein MNERSILRKTKYQNERAGYKKQESQDTGIRSTIVIRFIEDNQEKFYRMAFGYMKNEQDALDAVHDAVVKILQNRSQVKSPEYFETWAYRILINECLMALRRQKKVVYLQEDDSLEDSTDRTGKQEEYVDLYHSMDRLPAKLKTVVLLRFFEDMQFDKIAEVTGDNINTVKSRLYKALKLLKLDLEVYDEV; this is encoded by the coding sequence GTGAATGAGCGTAGTATTTTAAGAAAAACGAAATATCAGAATGAACGTGCCGGTTATAAAAAGCAGGAATCACAAGATACGGGAATCCGGTCAACTATAGTGATACGATTTATTGAGGATAATCAGGAGAAGTTTTATCGGATGGCATTTGGCTATATGAAGAATGAACAGGATGCTTTAGATGCGGTTCATGATGCGGTCGTTAAGATACTGCAGAACCGGAGCCAGGTAAAAAGTCCGGAATACTTTGAAACATGGGCGTATCGTATACTGATCAATGAATGTCTGATGGCTTTGCGAAGGCAAAAAAAGGTTGTCTATCTGCAGGAGGATGATTCACTTGAAGACAGTACAGACAGGACGGGAAAGCAGGAGGAATATGTCGATCTGTATCATTCTATGGATCGGCTTCCGGCAAAATTGAAAACAGTCGTTCTTTTGCGTTTTTTTGAAGATATGCAATTTGACAAGATCGCAGAGGTTACAGGAGATAATATCAACACAGTAAAATCAAGGTTGTATAAGGCTTTGAAACTCTTAAAGCTGGATTTGGAGGTTTATGATGAAGTTTAA
- a CDS encoding GDSL-type esterase/lipase family protein, whose product MRQNRNRVRLQKRRKMFLMQQKRKRRRRRQQIFMRGTAAAMLLFAFCISIRFIHMAKDRPIVEGSTQEPVTTEVSTTETSTTESSGSGNVKETLLTGRGDDTTTESVKNMDLKSNDKSNEFSDAVFVGDSRTEGFVLQTGIQTTAYVHKGLTVASAYTAKVIHQDDEDRSVMEALARTRYNRVYLMFGINETGWISNDIFISDYKQIIDDIKAQNPSAKIFIQSVLPVSKAVSDSGGYVRNDKIAEYNKRLEQLAADEGATFVNVQEAVSTDGVLPDDAATDGIHLNKKYCEKWLTYLEEHTLDK is encoded by the coding sequence ATGCGTCAGAATAGGAATAGAGTCAGATTACAAAAAAGAAGAAAGATGTTCTTAATGCAGCAAAAGAGAAAGAGAAGGAGAAGAAGACAGCAGATATTTATGCGTGGAACGGCAGCAGCAATGCTTCTGTTTGCGTTCTGCATCAGTATTCGGTTCATACATATGGCGAAAGACAGACCGATTGTAGAAGGATCAACGCAGGAGCCTGTGACAACAGAGGTAAGTACGACAGAGACAAGTACGACAGAGAGTTCCGGATCCGGTAATGTGAAAGAGACATTGCTGACAGGCCGGGGCGATGATACTACAACAGAATCAGTAAAAAACATGGATTTAAAGAGCAATGACAAATCAAATGAATTTTCGGATGCGGTATTTGTCGGAGATTCCAGAACGGAAGGCTTCGTGTTACAAACCGGTATACAGACAACCGCATATGTACACAAGGGATTAACTGTTGCAAGCGCATATACCGCAAAAGTAATCCATCAGGACGATGAAGACCGGTCAGTGATGGAGGCACTTGCCAGAACAAGATATAATCGTGTATATTTAATGTTTGGAATCAATGAGACAGGCTGGATCAGTAATGATATATTTATCTCAGATTACAAGCAGATCATTGATGATATTAAGGCACAAAATCCATCTGCAAAGATATTTATTCAGTCGGTACTTCCGGTAAGTAAAGCGGTATCGGATTCCGGCGGATATGTCAGAAATGATAAGATCGCGGAATATAATAAACGATTAGAGCAGCTTGCAGCGGATGAAGGTGCTACATTTGTGAATGTGCAGGAAGCGGTATCAACAGATGGAGTTCTGCCGGATGATGCGGCCACAGATGGAATTCATCTGAATAAGAAATATTGTGAAAAATGGCTCACATATCTGGAGGAACATACACTGGATAAATAA